Below is a genomic region from Erigeron canadensis isolate Cc75 chromosome 7, C_canadensis_v1, whole genome shotgun sequence.
ATTTCGCCTGAATTAGCCATCCTTGCACTTGCTAATGCAAGTATGTTGCCTGCAGCTGTTTTAGGACAAATAGTACTGATTTTATCCCTCATGTTCACGAGTAGAGCCAAATTTGATAATTGAAGAGAGCCTGATTTTGTTGTGGCTGCATCTACGGCACATTTAAATAGTAGAGACGATAATGCTTCAAACCGAGTGGGGTTCAGTGGAGTTACACCCATGGCATTTATCTTGTTTTTGAGCTCACTCAATTTTGAGTCAGGGAAGACAAACCGTCTTTCCACAAAGTTACCTTTGGACAATATTAATGTTCCATCAATTCCAGAGAAATCCAAAAGATTATCAGTATATTCAGTCGTTGTTTGAAACGAAACTTGGCATCATTGGTGATCCACCACGAGTAACGGTTGCCCAATGGTTGACGAAGTTGCCCATCGTGAATGTGTCAGCTACCTTGTGTGAGATGGACACAGTGACTGCAGCCCCACCACACGGGAAATGGTTTAGTTGGACCTCTAGCATATTAGGACTAGTTACATTAACCGCAGAACCTAGCCCTTTAGGAATGAGTTTGTTTAATATTGTTTCGTCTACGTCTCTCTTAAGAATGAAGTCATGGAATGGGATGTCGATAGAAGCTTCCAAGAACTCGACTCCTTCATCATTGCAATCGATGTGAGGGGTAGAAGGGGAAAGGTGCCGACCTGCAAATGGATAGTATTGTGTTAAACTCTTTGACAACgagttttttaatttgttgatgTCAACCTTGTTGTAGTTTTTGTAGAAGAAAACCAACGGCATATGAACGGTTGGGATCATGTAATCAATCGTTGATAGATTATGAAGATTGAGGTGAGGAGGTGTTGGGGCTGATGGTTTAATGGTTTCTTGGTGTGTGATGGTGTGAAATCGCCTTATTTTCACAAACCTTTGGATCTTTGCCATGATATTGTTCATTTTCTAATACAATGATTGTAAATTGATATCTAgatgtaaatatatgtataagctgactatatatatacacaacttcTAAAGAGTCCTTTGTAAACTACCTTATACTTTCGATTTATATAATATCTCATTATCAGTTGGCATACATGTACTTCTTAATATAGCTCAATTGTTTGAGCACCAGCTTTACATGTTGAAAGTCTCGAGTTTGAAACATGAGAAAGACATTTAATAAAATCCTACGGTGAAGCAGGTTTGAAACCCGCAGATGGGGCagggttttatcccaattaaatatcGTGCCTTCAGGCAGattagttgggagtttctcctcctactaggtattgtgAATGAGAGGACTCTCTAGCACAGATTcaattaagacaacgtaaactAGATCCCATGTAAACTAGATCCCATGTTAAGAGTAAATGATCCATcccttaaaaaataaaagttggcATACATAATGTCGTTGACATTAACCGCTTATTTTATTTCCCAATTCCCATGTATGTCGCATGGGTTTATTTTATTAGCCATGTTTAACCACCTTTTATGCTATTTTcacttttataataattagacttttatgaaaaattatatatacataatatcaCTGATTTGTAATCCCTGTATTAAATGATGGTGTGAAAGTAACATTTTCAAACGCCATGAAAACGGGAAAGCATGTATAGATCTAagacaaagaaaagaaaatgaaagtggAAATTGAAACAGTTACCAacaatttttattgataatatatagggataactgcagaaaatagaaatgaactttaCTCGATTTCATAAAATTAGCAAtatcttttgaaagttttactttttagaaaacatcttttgtttattagcaaaaaaaagtaatatttaaCCTGGTAACCTGCTGACGTCttagtttcatttttaattcacagaattataaataaactttggatgaattcacaaaattagcaatgttattattttaataataataataataataataaaagcacttttataaatagtagtagtaataataataataataataataaaagcacttttataaatagtaatagtaataataataataataataataataataatacggtaaataattactttctattttcaaaataaatctaatagataaattaatacTTGATACTCTATATAGCATTATATATTTCAGTCATTTAGTTTTTTTGCAATtatctttactttatttgtttaaCTGAAATTTGGATTGTCTTACTCAATTATCAGATTGGTGAAGCTTGCGAGTCATTAATTGTCATTGATATTGAAGTGTTTTCAGGTATCCATACAGAATTACATTAAAATTTacttaaaacttaatttaaatatcattattataatgagtatatttgttgttgttgttgttgttgttattattattattattattattattatttattgaaattttaaaaatttacaagaaattagtgggGAGCCGCGATACTATCTAGGCCCCCACTCCTTTAACTATAGCAAAACCAATCCTACTAAATATATAAGCAGTCGAACGTGCTCCAACGTCTTGAGTCACAAAGAACTTTCGGATCCGCTTCAGGATAGTCACGACATCCTTTTCAAGTTCCCCCAAAGAAGAGAATAAGAAGGGAAGATATCCATAGCCAATATCCGCGCACTTAGACTTATATTTGGCGCGTTTACGTTGTGCAGCCTCAACCACCGCGCTGCCAGGCACCGCGTTTACGTTGTGCAGCCAtccatgtattattattattattattattattattattattattattattattattatgtatatctCCAAATATGCAAgcaaaattacaaatatccccaactaaaaacttaaataacaaatatactcaccattttcttttaaacacACATGTTTACGATTtcatcatataaattttatatcatgatcattaaacccttttttattaacaaactTGAATTCAAGCATCTCATATTAGCTAGCAAAAATTTACATCCATACATAGAATCTATCCAAACTCAGTCACCACTCCAGTCAATTGCAGATTACCAAGTTACATAATCGATATTCCAAGCTATGTCTCAACCAaccaaaatgataaaaaaaataataataataaaaaaaaagattgctAATCTGTTTTACTGATGATATACCGCTCCAAATGATCATACGGAGGATGTTTTTTTACAAAGAATAGTAGCGAAGGCCATAAACTTGAAAGAACATAATTAGATAAGAAGATATTCTATAAAAAAGAGTAATTATCCGACCTTAATTAAGATCATTATCTTAAGAAAGAAATCGGATAACTATGGAAGCTATGTTTAAGGAAAAAAGGTTAAACCCTAATCTTCTCCTCCTAGAAAACTCTCTGATATATAAGTAGAGAAAACCTTTGTTTAATCGGAATTATATCATCACAAGGTCAACTGATCAATAACAACCCTAAAACACTTTCTTGGTGTAAAGAGGCATTGTCCTATCTTCGGGGAATCACCAATGAAACATAAACCCGAATCCCCCTTTTTATAACCTTCGAACCATATTAGGCCAATACGGTTCGGTGTACAATCAACTTCCATTTCTTAATAACTAACATATATCAAGTATTATCAAGGTTCAATGATaagctaaataaaatacatcacatattaatattttatctaatagatttgatacatatatatgaaattgatcatctcataaataaaaaagaatatcttcataataacataaaaatcatgCGTACACCAAATAATGAATCTTTGTGCCTATATAAAAAGACTAAAAGAGAAGTATACAATAAATGACGGCAGATTAGTGATTTAGAGCAGTATGTGACATTGAAAATAATGACTTATTCTATACTGAAGTCAGAGAGCGCATAAGATAAGTTGTCGTCTAAAAAGAGAAGGGTATAATTGTCTAATTAATAAGATtagatatatttgttatttaagtttttagttggaatctttataattttgataGCATATATAGGGATATATGCAATTCCCccttattaaaattattattattattattattattattattattattattattatttattaattaattaatttataacattGCTAATTCTGTGAATTCATCCATAGttcattttaattttgtgaattaaaaatcaaactgacacgTCAGCAGGTCACTAGGTCAGATTTTACTTTTTCTGCTAATAAGTAAAAGATGCTTTCTAAAAAGGAAAACGTTCAAAGGATATTGTTAATTTCGTGAAATTGAATaaaatttatttctattttctgcaatTATCCCTAATATATAAAGCTTCTAACTTTCAATTATCTTCAAGATAAGCAAGAGTTCTTTGTAATTTTGAAGAATAGTTATTTCTCCTTCTTCGAAATGCACTATTGCTTCAATGCTATCTCTTGAAATGAAGAaatcactatttttttttaaaaaattcatgaaTTTCTTGCATTTGTCAAAGAAGACTAGTGGAAACATTAACTATAGTATTTGAAGTGTAATATCTTGTATCTATAAGGGGTTAAATTGTCAAACTTCCATTCTTGTAATAAGAGCATGGTTGTAAAACTCGGCCGATACAACCGAGTATTGAGAATCGGCTTGTGTATCGTCCCTCTGGCGATACAAGTTTGTGAGACTCGGTCTGAAAATCTGCCAAGGTGTAAGATtcgggtcaacttggtcaagacTCAGCTGAATCGGTCAAGACTCGGCTGGATCAGATCGGTCAACCAAAGTCAAACCTTTTTTTAAGCTCTTATTAACTATCTTGTTGTTTCTAAACAattattttaagttgaaaaatcatgttatgtttaaggtttgaagttttatatatattttaattttttagttgtatataatttcaaaaactattattttatacataaaaaacacACTATTCACCGATTCGATTCCGAtccgatttttaaaaaatcctgtctcccccccccccccctcgcCGATCTGATCCCAATTCCCGAGTTTTGCAACCTTGaataagagagagagagagcgcACTTGGTAAAAGTAAAAGTTCATTTTACAAAAGGAGTaaatgaatataaggttgtctccTATATAAACTTACATATTGGTTTTTCAATCATAAAATTTACAGGGACCAAAAGATttgtttaaaatacaaaaaaatataaaaataaatgtatgtattttttgtaaagttagtttcgattcagacgtgttagagacaattttaaccagcgatttactggacctccaaccccatACTCatgaaaataccttgagatgagaaacccaagactcgaacccgagaccttgaGAAAAAATCACCTCCGGAGCCCACATAGTAGATTTAAAAGATACCTTTGGCCAACCCACCTAAGTCGAgttggttaaaaaaataaatgaatgtAAAGGGTTCCCTATCTAAACTTAGATGGAGAACAACCTCATATTCACATTTCTCTTTGCAAAAGGGGGAAGTGAATATGAGTCCTCATCTAAGCTTATATGGAAAACATAtcacatcttgattttttaatcgTAAAACTCATGGGGTCAAaagatttatttaaaatacaaaaaaatattaaaatatttatatgtgagAGGTTCCCAAAAGGGATTCCCCATAACCTCATATTTACTTTTCCTTTTGCAAAGGAGAaataatataaggttgtccatCATCTAAGTTTAGATGGGGAACATCTCACATCAtgattttttaatcataaaattcatTGGGGCCAAAGTTTAGAATACCAAAAAGTATTAGTATGTTAGGAGGTGGAGAACACCTTTACATCTTGGTTTTTAATCATAAAACTTATGGGGcctaaaaatttatttaaaatacaaaaaactattaaaatatttgtatgtaatgGGTTTTTAGATGGGGCACAACCTCATATTGACTTTTTCCTTTGCAAAGAGAGAAGTAAATATGAGGTTGTCTCTCATCTAAGGTTAGATGGAGAATATctcacattttgatttttttttaattataaagttcATGGGTACctaaatgtttatttaaaatacaaaaatatttaagatatttGTATGTGAAGTGTTCCCATTTAAGTTTCAATGGAGAACAACTCTATATTCATTTTTCCTTTTGCAAGGGAAAATGAATATGAGGTTGTCCCTCATCTAAGCTTAAATAAAGAATAACTTATATCTTGATTTTTAATCTTATAATTTATGTGGGcctaaaaatttatttaaaaaaatatatatattaaagtattTGTATATGAAAATTCATTCAaggggaaaggttaggtaaagcatgtagtacttatcttaggtaaagtagagggggttatgtaaaattcagggagaGGTTacgtaaaattcagggggggcTATggatgtttatcaaatttaaaggtttaatttataaaaatttttaaagtggtaatacctaagcttaggtaaaatcTGTCGTACGGATATTTTTCCTAAGTTTAAATGGAAAACAACAGGGAAAGTGAATATGACCATTTAAGCTCAACTTTTTCTGTGCTCCCtccatctttcaaaaaaaataataataataataaaaataactgcTCTTTTACACTCTATACCTTCTCACACTCAATTTATGCTTAATTTCTAATAATATTGATCCTACGGGATTATAATTCTTTCATTTTCGTATCGTATTTGCTCGATTCAGTAACATCTATTTCAAATATAGGCTGTGAGTTCTGATTACTTTGATCGATTATCTGCTTCTAAATTCTAATATTCATATTatttgattgtttgatgatattTGCACTGGAAAACGTGAGGATATTTTGATGAAGAATTGCTTGTTTGATTATTGTGTATGTCTGAAGTTTGTTGGTATGCACACAAGGTGTTTGAGAAAATGTTTgaatgaaaatctgaaaaacatTGTTGCTACTTGAATCATCTACTCGGTGTTTTCACTCGAGTGAATTGTGCTGGGAGTTTTTGGGCTCAGTGTCTAGTATATGGAACTTGTGAAAAACTGTTAAGACCAAAATTTCGGAAAATGTTTGATGTATTAGATGATAGTGAAATATACAACAATTCTGAACCCCTTGAAAACGGAACGCATGTATAGATCAAGACATACAGGACAATGAAAGCGGAATGTAGTTCAAGAGAATACAAACAATCTTTGATGATAATAAAGCATAAACTTTTAGTTGTCTTCAACATATAGAAGAAGTTCTTTGTGATTTTGAAGAATAGCCATTTCTCCTTCTTCTAAATGCACGATTGCTTCAATACCATCTCTAGACGCAGTATCCATAACAACAAAATGACTAGAACCCAGGATACCAGTAGTTACTATAATTACTCGTTCAGGCTTTCCCCACCCAAAATCCACCTGGTAAAATGGAAATCTACACACGCTAGAACACATATAAGTTCGATGATTTTGATCGTCTGCTAAGGTTGATAATGTTTTTAAGAACATTTTGCCTACTTCTTCCACATCTCTTATTCCTTGAATATCCAATCTATCTTTCCTCAAACTAGTTATCACCTTGTTTAACTGGATTTCACCCGAATCAATCATCTTTGCAATCGCTGTTGTAAATATGTTGCCTGCCATTGCTTTAGGACAACTAGTGCTGATTTTTTCTCTCATGTTCACTACTAAACCCAAATTTGACAATTGAACCGAACCTGCAGATTTTTTTATGGCTGCTTCCACCACACATTTAAATAGTAGAGATGACAATGCTTCAACCCGAGTAGGGTTCAATGGAGTTAAACCCATggtatttatctttttttttgagCTCACTCAATTTTGAATTAGGAAACATAAATCGTCTTTCTACAAAGCTACCTTTGGACAATAACTTCCCATTATTCCCATAGAAATCAAGAAGATTAGCAGTATCTTTTATGTTGGATGAAATGAAACTAGGATTTATTGGCAATCCACCACGAGTAACAGTTGCCCAATGGCTTAGGAAGTTGGCCATCGTGAGTCCATCACCGACCTTGTGTGAGATGGACACAGCTAATGCAGCCCCACTGCAAGGGAAATGGTTCAGTTGGACTTCTAGCATATTAGAACTAGTTTTATTAACAGCACAACCTAGCCCATTTGGAATGAGTTTGTTTAGTATTGTTTCGTCTACGTCTCTCTTGAGAACGAAGTCATAGAGTGGGATGTCAATAGAAGCTTCCAAGAACTCGACTCCTTCATCGTTGCAATGGATGTGAGGTGAAAAAGGCGCATTAAGGTATCTGCCAGCAAATGGATAGTATTGTGTTAAATTCTTTGATAGTGCTTTTTTTAAGATGTTGATATCACAACTTTTGTAGTTTTTGTAGAAGAAAACCAATGGTATATGGACGTTCGGAATTATGTGATCAAGCATTGAAAGATTATGAAGTTTTTGTTGAGGAGGTGTTTGGCATGCTGGTTTTATGGTTTCTTGGTGTGTGATGGTGTGAAATCGCCTAATTTTCACAAACCTTTGGATCTTTGCCATGATAGTATTCATTTTTCTATACAATGAATGTAAGTTGATATGAAGATGGAAATATAtgttctatgtatatatatacacatgataGTGTACATTTCCTTTACTTCACATGTCCGGTCACATGGATTTTGCATGTCA
It encodes:
- the LOC122609220 gene encoding acyltransferase Pun1-like — protein: MGVTPLNPTRFEALSSLLFKCAVDAATTKSGSLQLSNLALLVNMRDKISTICPKTAAGNILALASARMANSGEIQFNEVILVDFGWEKPERVLVVTTGIEGSSHFIFMDTASGDGIEAIVHLEEGEMAILQNHKELLQYVEDN
- the LOC122609221 gene encoding stemmadenine O-acetyltransferase-like, with amino-acid sequence MAKIQRFVKIRRFHTITHQETIKPSAPTPPHLNLHNLSTIDYMIPTVHMPLVFFYKNYNKVDINKLKNSLSKSLTQYYPFAGRHLSPSTPHIDCNDEGVEFLEASIDIPFHDFILKRDVDETILNKLIPKGLGSAVNVTSPNMLEVQLNHFPCGGAAVTVSISHKVADTFTMGNFVNHWATVTRGGSPMMPSFVSNND
- the LOC122609222 gene encoding acyltransferase Pun1-like, translated to MAKIQRFVKIRRFHTITHQETIKPACQTPPQQKLHNLSMLDHIIPNVHIPLVFFYKNYKSCDINILKKALSKNLTQYYPFAGRYLNAPFSPHIHCNDEGVEFLEASIDIPLYDFVLKRDVDETILNKLIPNGLGCAVNKTSSNMLEVQLNHFPCSGAALAVSISHKVGDGLTMANFLSHWATVTRGGLPINPSFISSNIKDTANLLDFYGNNGKLLSKAIKKSAGSVQLSNLGLVVNMREKISTSCPKAMAGNIFTTAIAKMIDSGEIQLNKVITSLRKDRLDIQGIRDVEEVGKMFLKTLSTLADDQNHRTYMCSSVCRFPFYQVDFGWGKPERVIIVTTGILGSSHFVVMDTASRDGIEAIVHLEEGEMAILQNHKELLLYVEDN